Sequence from the Candidatus Accumulibacter similis genome:
GGGAAGACTATCGCAAGTTCTGGCGCGAGCAGTCGCCGACTGCGCTCGACGCCATCGCCTACCGCGGCCGCGGCAGCGGTCACCGTGGCGCCGACGGCAGCACGATGTTCGGCATCGCCCTGGAAGTGGTCAGCAGCCCGGGCGAAACGCTGATCGACAGCGGCAACCTGCGTTGCACGCTCGCCGCCGATGGTGCCTTCCTCGACTGCCAGCTCTGGTTGAACAGCCTGCAGGCCGCGCGGCCAGTGCGGCTGTCGCGTTCGCCGGCGGGCGGCTGACGCGGCGCCGTCTCAGCTCTCGCGGCTGATCAGCACCACCGCTGCGCCGGCAATGCCCTCGCCGCGACCGACGAAGCCGAGACGCTCGAGCGTTTTCGCCTTGACGTTGTCGCAGTCGGTTGGCAACTGCAAACGCCAGGCGTCCGGCGACGCTCTGCGCCGCGAACCATCGAAAAAAAAAACATCGCGACGCGCAAATCGCGTCGCGATGTCTTGTGCGGTCGCCAGAACGGCAGACCGCCCGATGGAGTTCAGCTCGGGAAGAAGCGCCGGCGACCGGCGAGCGAAGCAAGCGCAGCGCCAACCAGCAACAGCGTACCCGGCTCGGGGACGGTTCCATCGGATTTCACGTCGTGCTTCAGGTTGTCGAAGCCAATGCCGGCGCCGTCATCGTTGAAAATCGAAATGCCGGCGATATCGAAAGTGCCGCCATCGCGGCTGAAACCGTAAAACGCGTCAGCCAGTCCGCCCACGACGATGCGGTCGATAAGCGATCCGTCGCGGCGGAAGAAGTCGATGGTGGCCGACCCAGCGTTTCCGCCGACCAGCTGAAAGCCGAACTCCGATTGATCGGTCGAGAACAGGACGGCGAACGACCCCTCACCGATCGCGTTGAAGTCCGGGAAACCCGACGGACCCAGTCCGGTGAGGACTTGACTTCCAGCGTTGATGAAGACGTTCAGGTTCTGATTCGGGGCGCCGACGGCGAGTGACAGCGATGCAGTCGGAGCCCCGCTGAGAACATCGAAGCCGCCTGACGGCGTATTCGTCTGTCCGGCGAAGCGCTCGGCAAAGCTCGCGCCGCTCGAAACGAAGACGCCGTTGTAATTGGTTCCGGGCGCCGCGCCGCCGGCAACGTCGTCGAAGGTGACGACTTGCGTCCCGGTCAGGGAAGCGTAGGCGACTTGATTGATCGGTGCGGCCTGTGCGATGGCACAGGTCGCCGCGGCACCTAACGCTGCCACGAAACGCATCTTGATTTTCATGTGACTCTCCTGTCTGGATCGATGACTGGCGAACGAGTGCACGCTTGACTCACTCCCCAAGACAAAAAAGCAAAATTGATGCCAGGCATCGACAACGTCTGAAATACAGCATGAATTCAGCTCATTGGTGATTCATGGATTGGGGCGTCGGCGGCCTTCAGGGCTTTAACTGTAAGGAATTCCGACAGTCTGTCCGCGGCGCCCGGGATCACCCGAGCAACGTGGCTCCGACCGGCTCGAACACGAGATCGCAGACGCCGTGACGCTCATGTTCACACCCGGCGTGGAACCGCTTGGTCGACCGCTCGCACAGCGGGCGGCGCGGTTCGTTCGCATTGCCCGTCGACCGCCAGCTCGGGTTGAACAGCCTGCAGGCCGCGCCAGTGCGGCTGTCGCGTTCGCCGTCCGGCGGCCGACGCGGCACCGTCTCAGCTCTCGCGGCTGATCAGCACCACCGCTTCGCCGGCAATGCCCTCGCCGCGACCGACGAAACCGAGACGCTCGGCCGTCTTCGCCTTGACGTTGACGCAGTCGGGCGGCAACTGCAGATCGGCGGCGATGTTGCCGACCATCTGCGGCAGATACGGCGCCAGCCGCGGCTGCTGGGCGATGATCGTCGCGTCGACGTTGCCGACGCGCCAGCCGGCCTGCGCCAGCAGCGCTGCCGTGGCGCGCAGCAGTTGCCGGCTGTCGGCGCCGCGATGACGCTCGTCGCTGTCCGGGAAGTGGCGGCCGATGTCGCCGAGCGCGGCGGCGCCGAGCAGGGCATCGGTGATCGCGTGCAGCAGCACATCGGCGTCGGAGTGACCGAGCAGCCCGGAATGATGGGCAATCTCGACGCCACCCAGCAGCAACCGGCGGCCGGGCACCAGCGCGTGGATGTCGCAACCCTGGCCAACGCGGATCATTCGCCCCACCTCGCCTGCGCCTGCAGGATCATTTCCGCCAGCCGCAGGTCACCGGCGAAGGTCACCTTGAGGTTGCTGGCGTCGCCGCGCACCAGCCGCGGCCGCAGGCCGGCGGCCTCGACCGCCGACGCCTCGTCGGTGCCGCCCGGGTGTTCGGCGAGGACCCGGACCAGCAGACCGTAGCGGAACATCTGCGGCGTCTGCGCCTGCCAGAGGCCGTCGCGACACTCGCTGCGGGCGACGCGCTGGTCGCCGTCGGCACGCTTCAGCGTGTCGGCCACCGGCACCGCCAGCAGGCCGCCGATGGCATCGTCGGCCAGTTCGTCGCACAGCGCGGTAAGCATCGCCGGCGACAGGCACGGCCGCGCAGCGTCGTGCACCAGCACCCAGTCGTCATCGTGTGCGACGGTGGCCGCTGCGCGCAGCCCGTTGGCGACGCTCTCGGCACGCGTCGCGCCGCCACAGAAGACGGTCTCCAGCTTGTGGCCGAGACTCGTCCAGTCGTACTGGCGCCACCAGCCGTCATCTGGCGCGAGGACGACCCAGACCCGCTCGATCGAGCGACAGCGGCAGAGTGTCGCGAGACTGTGATGGAGCAGCGGCAGCCCGGCGAGCAGCTGATACTGTTTTGGCGCCTCGCCGCCGAGGCGGGAACCGCTGCCGGCGGCGGGAACGATTGCGTAGTGAGCTGACATGGGCTAATTTTAAGCTATCGCGCCGGCCCGGCGCAGCCAGACACCCGCGCAGGAGGATCAACGTGATGCACGCGACAGCGCATACCCGCCCGGCAGCGGTCGCCGGCATGTTCTATCCTGGCTCGGCGACCGCCCTCGCCCGCGACATCCGGCAGATGCTGGCCGCCAGCGCACCGCCGGCGACGACCCGCGGCCAGCGCGTGAAGGCGATCATCGCCCCCCATGCCGGTTACATCTACTCCGGGCCGATCGCTGCCAGCGTCTACGCGCCGCTGGCGAAAGTGGGCGCGGGCATCCGGCGCGTCATCCTGCTCGGGCCGACGCACCGGGTGGCGGTCAACGGTCTGGCACTGCCGGCCGCCGGCGCCTTTGCCACCCCACTCGGCGTCGTTGCCGTCGACCAGCAGGCGGTGGCGGCGATCGCCCACCTGCCGCAGGTCGTCGTCAGCGACGCCGCGCACGCGGCCGAGCACTCGCTGGAAGTGCAACTGCCGTTCCTGCAGACGGTTCTCGGCGACTTTGGCCTGCTGCCGCTCGCCGTCGGCCGCGCCTCACCGGCTCAGGTGGCGGAGGTGCTCGAATGCCTCTGGGGCGGCGACGAGACGCTCTTCGTGATCAGCTCGGATCTGTCGCACTACCTGCCCTACGACGCCGCGCGGGCGACCGATGGCGAGACCGCCGGCCACATCGTCGCCCTCGACGCGCATATCGACCATCAGCAGGCGTGTGGTGCGACACCGGTAAACGGCCTGCTGCTGGCAGCCCGGCGGCACGGACTGCAGGCACAACTGATCGACCTGCGCAACTCCGGCGACACCGCCGGTGATCGCTCGCGGGTCGTCGGTTACGGCGCCTTCAGCTTCAGCGAGGAGGACGCCAGTGCCCGGTGATGTCGGCGACCGCCTCGGCATGGCGCTGCTGGTCGCCGCCCGCAACGCCATCGCGCAGCACTTCGGCCTGCCGACACGGCCGCTCGGCGTACTGCCCGAACTCGGCGAACCGGGCGCCACCTTCGTCACGCTCACCCGCAGTGGCCAGTTGCGCGGTTGCATCGGCAGCCTTGAAGCGCACCGGCCGCTCCTGGTCGATGTCGGCGAGAACGCCCTCGCCGCTGCCTTCCGCGACCACCGCTTTGCGCCGTTGACCGCCGACGAGTTTGCCACGACACGGGTCGAGGTCTCGCTGCTGACGGCCGCCGAAGCCTTCCCGGTGGTCGACGAGGTTGACGCGATCGCCCGCCTGCAGCCAGCGGTCGATGGCCTCGTCCTGGCCTATCGGCAGCGGCGCGCCACCTTCCTGCCGCAGGTCTGGGAGTCACTCCCCGACCCGCGCCAGTTCCTCGCCCAACTGAAGCTCAAGGCGGGGCTGCCGGCCGACTTCTGGCATCCGGACATCCGCCTTGCCCGCTACGGAGTACGCAAATGGAAAGAGACCTGACGCACTCGCCGAAGGTACCCGAATCGGCTCACCCCGGTCGCTGGTGGCACGCCATCGAAGACGGTCGCATCCAGTGCGACCTCTGTCCGCGTGACTGCAGGCTGCACGCCGGCCAGCGCGGCGCCTGCTTCGTCCGCCAGAACGTCGACGGCCGGATGATCCTGACGACCTACGGCCGTTCATCCGGCTTCTGCATCGACCCGATCGAGAAGAAGCCGCTCAACCACTTCCATCCCGGATCGGCGATTCTCTCGTTCGGCACCGCAGGTTGCAACCTGGCGTGCAAGTTCTGCCAGAACTGGGACATCTCGAAGTCGAAGGACATGGACCGGCTGCTCGACGCCGCCAGCCCGCAGGGCATTGCCAACGCGGCGGTGGCCTACGGCGCGCAGTCGGTCGCGTTCACCTACAACGACCCGGTGATCTTTGCCGAGTACGCGATCGACACCGCCGTCGCCTGCCACGAGCGCGGCATCCGCACCGTCGCCGTCACCGCCGGCTACATCCACGCCGAGCCGGCACGCGAGTTCTTCGCCGTCATGGACGGCGCCAACGTCGACCTGAAGGCTTTCACCGACGACTTCTATTTCCGTCTCTGCGGCGGCCACCTGCAGCCGGTGCTCGACATCCTCGCCTACATCCACCACGAGACCAGTTGCTGGCTCGAGATCACGACGCTGCTGATCCCCGGCAGGAACGATTCGCCGGCCGAGATCAAGGCCCTCGCCGACTGGGTGGCGCGCGAACTCGGACCACAGGTGCCCCTGCATTTCACCGCCTTCCATCCCGATTGGAAGATGGACGATCTGCCGCCGACCCCCGCATCGACGCTGATGCGGGCGCGGCGGATCGCCATTGATGCCGGCCTGCATTACGTCTACACCGGCAACGTCCATGACAGCGAAGGCGGCACCACCTTCTGTCCTGGCTGCCAGGCGGCGCTGATCGAGCGCGACTGGTACCACATCCGCCACCACGATCTGCCCGCCGATGGCCGCTGCCCGCACTGCGGCACACAGATCGCCGGTCGCTTTGCCCGCTTCGGCAAGCCGTTCGGGCCACGCCGGGTGCCGGTCAGGCTGCAGCGTCCTTGACCGGCGCCCTCGCCTTCCCGAGGCAGACGCCGATTGCGCTTGCCGCCGGTCACGGATCGCTGCAGGGATTGCTGACGCTGCCGGAGCGGCTGGCGGCGCTGGTCGTCCTGACGCACGCCGGGCCGGCTCCGGCAGCGCGCGACGACGCCCTCGCCGTGATCCTGCAGCACGCCGGCATCGGCACGCTGACGCTGGATCTGCTGACGCCGGCGGAGGAGCGCTTCGCGGATCTGCAGCACAACGTCTCGCTGCTCGCCCATCGTCTGCTCGACGGCCTCGCGCTGCTCAAGCAACGGATGCTTCTGGGCGAACTGCCGACGCTGCCGATCGGCCTCAGTGCCGGCGGCGACTGCTCGCCGGTGGTGTTGCGCGTTGCCGCGCTGCGCGACCAAGACATCTACGCAGTCGTCTGCCGCGGCGGGCTGATCGATCTCGCCGGCGTCCTCTATCTGCGCTCGCTGGCCTCACCGCTGCTGGTCCTCGTCGATGAAGACGACGAACTCGGCACGACGAGCAACCGCCGCGCGCTGCGCGAACTGGACTGCCCGCACGAGCTGCGAACCCTGGCCGCCCAAACCGACTCGCCCACTTCGGCAGCGGCTTTCGAGCTGGTCGCGCGCGCCACCGCGCGCTGGTTCATCGACCGCCTGCCGGCCGCCAGCCAGGCAACCGCGGCCGTGACGCCGGCGGCCGGCTAGTCGGGCGGCAACGCCGGATCCGGCGGCACCGCGTCGGGAGAGAGCACCGGTGATGCGTCGGTCTCGTCGGGCGCGAGCGCCCTGTCGGGCCGCACCGCGCCCGGCGACCACACCGGGCCGGCATCGGTCTGATCGGGTGCCAATGCCGTGTCCGGACGGACTGCCCCCGGCGAGAGCGCCGGCTCGCCGACGCTTTCATCGGGCGACAGCACCCGGTCCGGACGCACCGAGCCATCACGGCGATACTCCTGCGCCTGTACCGGCGGCAGACCGGCGACCGCCATGGCCGCCCACAGCAGCACCCACGACGGGATGCGACGATTCAACCGCATGCTCCTCCTCCCCTGAAGGCAGTGCCGACGTGACGGCCGGCGCCGTGACTTCGATGTTCGTCAAGACGGCAACGGTCGCGGCACTTCAGCCACATCATAGCCAGTCCTCCATCGCACAGGCAAGACGGACTCCCGGGACGGCCACCAGTGATCCAACCAGACGGCCAATCCGCTTCCCAGCCCGCGTGCCAATGCCCAGTGACCCGAGGCGCGCCGACAGCAACGCCGGGATGAGGCACCAGAGCGTTCCGTCGAACCTGAAGATCGTGCCACGGAACATGAAAGCGAGCGGTTTGTCTGGAGCGGAGGGTTCGATGAACTGCGGAACGACGGCGAGGAAGAACAAGGCCGCATTTGGATTCCGGACTCGTGAGTACCCAGCGTCATCCAGTCCTGAGCTATGAACCGCGAGCTTTCGACCCCACCCTGGCATCGAACTTCTCCTTGAAGAGGCGCGTTCATCCGCCCTACGGAACGCCGCTTTCGGCAAGGAACGAGCCGACGAGCTTGAGTACCTCGCCTTCCCTCTCGCGGTGGGGAACGTGACCACACGCAGCGAGAATCTCCATTCTTGCCGGCCCGGCGACACCTTCCACGATGCGGCGAGGGAACGCACAGGATCCGAATTCATCCGAGTCCCCGTGCATCGCGAGAACCGGGCAATGCACCTGCCCTAGGTAGGGATCCAGCGACCACTCGCGAAACCGGGCAGACAGCCAGACCTCGGTCCAGGCATCCAATACCCACTTGGCTCGCTCACCGTGCCACCTGGCGATCCTGGAAAACTGGGCGCCGTCGACGAAGGAATTCCTCGCCTCCCGGATACCGGACAGGGTTCGATCCTCGACGAATGCCTGGGCGGACTCGGCAATCACCGCCAGACAGCGATCTCCGGCGACGGCGGCAGCGGCCAACGCCATTCCGCCACCCACACTGTGCCCAAACAGCACGTACTGGCCGAGCCCAAGAACGCCGGCGATGGCGGGCCAATAGACCAGTGCCTCGTCGTCGATGAACCCCGGCTCTGCAGGTGCCGTCCGCCTGCTGGACTGGCCAAATCCGAGACGGTCATAGGCCATGACGGGGCGACCGGTCCGGATGGCCAGAGTCTGCGGGAAGCTGCGCCACTGTTCCACAGAACCCAGGGAGTCGTGCAACAGGACGATCGGCGCATTCGTGGCGCCATCGGGCTGCCAGTGGCGAACGAAGATTCGGCCACCAGGCACTTCGACAAACACGTCACTCAGTGCGACCGCCATCTCGACTCCTCTCCCGGCAGATCCTACGATCCCGACTTCAACCATTTCCTCAACGCGGCCTGACGTCGGGCTCTCGCCAGAGGCTCGTCGCGCCAAAAGACCTCCCCCACTGATGGCTTCGTCAATCGCCCCCCAATCGATGCCTCGACCCATGCGAACCAACCGCCAGCGTCGTCGTTCATCATGGGCGCCTTCGGGAAATTGGCAGCTTCCACCCCCTGTGGCGGATCCGACCTGATACCCGACGGATTGACCCGCAGCGCGCGGCCTTTGCGTTGAAGTCCGCGTCGAATGTGGCGCCAATGCAAAATTGTTGCACCCTGCATTCTACAGAGCTCTCCGCCCCATCGGATGTAGCGGCCGTTCCCCTTGTCCGGATAGGCATTTCCTGAGGTATCCCTGCATTTGCCGGAATTGCACGACTGGATCCGGGAGGGTTGCAGTCCGGGGCTCTCAAGGGGACCGGAACACTGCTCGACATGCTCCGGTTGGACATCACCGCCATGGCATTTCGCAATTTGACGCGCGCTTGCCTTTTCCAAGGACAACAAGGACGCCGGCAACCCCGACAAGGTGTGCGCCTGGAACAGCACCAGGCACTTCGGTGCTGGCTCGCTGGCCGCAAGGCACAGGGTTTCGCGCATACCCGCCAGTCGCACGGCGAAGCGCTCCAGGACCCGGCGGGCACGCCCTCACGGCAACGTGCATGCCGCTGGCTGCAACACGCGCGCATCTGGCTACGGTCCGTACGCCCCTGGCTCGAACTCGCACACCCTTGGCTCCAACTCGCACGCACCGCTACCGGGCTCGCACCGTGCCGGCAACGTCGTGCGCGCGGCAGCCATCCGGAGCGCTGCCGCGCTACCGGAAACCGGCAAAATGGTTTATATTGCGCCGCAACAGACGCGCCCGTCGCAGCACCGGCGGCTTGCCACCAGGCTTGCAGCCGCCCGCCGGCCGGCGTTGCGTCTCACCCCGGCCATCGCTACCATGCGCGCGCCTGCGGCCTCCTGACCCCGCCCCGTCGTCAGCCGGGCGGCGCCGGAGCCGCCCGGCAGCCACGGCAAGGCCGTGACCGGACCCGAGAACACCCGCCAGCGCGGCAGACACCAGGAACCATCCATGAAAGCAGCCAACCCATCCCTGTTGAGCAGAATCTCGATTGCCTTCGGCACCTTCTTCGCCATCCTTGCCGACGGCGACCTCGCGGCACGCATCCAGGCCTTGCGCAACGGCGACGAGCGCCGCGAACCTGCAGCGCCGACGGCCCCGCCTGCCCCTGCGACCGGGCCGACGCCGCCGCCGCTGCTCGCGGCGGCGCCCGACGGTGCGCTGCAACTCCTCGGACTGCTGCAGCGCGAAGCGCGCTTCATCGACTTCATCCAGGAGGATGTCGCCGCCTACGGTGACGCCGACATCGGCGCCGCCGCACGCGTCGTCCATGAAGGCTGCCGCAAGGTACTGCGCGAGAATTTCAGCATCGAGCCGGTGCGCGACGAGCCCGAAGGCAGCCGTCTGACGCTGCCGGCGGGATTCGACGCCGCGGCGATCCGCGTCACCGGCAACGTCGTCGGTGAACCGCCGTTCACCGGCAGCCTGACGCATCGGGGCTGGCGGGTGCGGGAAACCCGCCTGCCGCGCCTGGCGAGCGGCCACGACCTGCACATCGTTGCTGCGGCGGAGGTGGAACTGTGAACGAACCCGCCTTCTCGATCGGCATCGACCTCGGCACCACCCACTGCGCCCTGTCCTATGTGGACCTCGCAGGCTGTGACGGCGAGCAGGTCAGCCAGCACGTGCTGCCGATCCCGCAACTCACCGCGCCCGGCTCGGTGGAGTCACTCGGACTGCTGCCCTCCTTCATCTACCTGCCGCACGCGAGCGAACTCGCCAGCGGTGATCTCAGCCTGCCGTGGACGACCGAACAGGACTACGCCGTCGGCGAGATGGCGCGCAGCCGCGGCGCGGCGACGCCGATCCGCCTCGTTGCCAGCGCCAAGAGCTGGTTGTGCCACGCCGGCGTCGACCGCCGCGCCGCCATCCTGCCGCACGATGCGCCACCCGAGGTCGCCCGGCTGTCGCCGCTCGAAGCCTCTCTGCGCTATCTCTCGCACCTGCGCGCCGCGTGGGACACGGCACAGCCGCAAGCGCCCTTCGTCGAGCAGGAGATCGTCGTCACCATCCCTGCCTCGTTCGATCCCGCAGCCCGCGAGCTGACTGCCGAAGCGGCCCGCGCCGCCGGCTGCGAGCGGATGATCCTGCTCGAGGAACCGCAGGCGGCGCTCTACAGCTGGATCGAGAAGAGCGGCGGCAACTGGCGCAAGCAGGTGCAGCCCGGCGACATCATCCTCGTCGTCGATGTCGGCGGCGGCACCAGCGACTTCTCGCTGATCGCCGTCCTCGAGCGTGCGGGCAACCTCGAGCTGCACCGGGTTGCGGTCGGCGAACACATCCTGCTCGGCGGCGACAACATGGACCTGGCGCTCGCCTACGCCGTTGCCGGCAAGCTGGCGGCACAGGGCAGCAAGCTCGACGCCTGGCAGTTGCGCGCCCTGACGCACGCCTGCCGCGCAGCCAAGGAAGCGCTGCTCGGCGATCCCGAACTGGCGTCGGTGCCGCTGGTCATCGCCAGCCGTGGCGCACGGCTGATCGGCGGTTCGCTGCGCAGCGAGCTGACGCGGGACGAGCTGACGGCCACCCTGATCGACGGCTTCTTCCCGCCGGCGGCGATCGGCGACCGGCCGCAGGGTCGCGGCCGTGGCGGCCTGACGCAGCTTGGCCTGCCGTACGCGCAGGATGCCGCCGTCACCCGCCACCTCGCCGCCTTCCTCGCCCGGCAGGTGGCGGCAACCGCCGAACTCGAGGGCTTCAGCAGCCGCTTGCCGGCCGATGCCAGCTTCCTGCATCCGACCGCCGTCCTCTTCAACGGCGGCGTCTTCAAGTCGGCGCTGCTCGCCGAACGCACCCTGGCGACCATCAACTCCTGGCTCGCCGCCGAGGGCGCAGCAGCGGCACGCCTGCTTGCCGGCGCGGACCTCGACCTTGCCGTCGCCCGCGGCGCCGCCTACTACGGCTACGTCCGGCGCGGCCAGGGAGTCCGCATCCGCGGCGGCACGGCACGCGCCTACTATGTCGCCGTCGAATCGGTGATGCCCGCCGTTCCCGGCATGGAACCGCCGGTGCAGGCACTCTGCCTGGCGCCATTCGGCATGGAGGAAGGGAGCGAGGCGGCGCTGCCGGCAATGGAGTTCGGGCTGGTCGTCGGCGAGCAGGTGCGCTTCCGCTTCTTCGGCTCGTCGGTGCGCCGTCAGGACCAGGTCGGAACGCTGCTCGAGGAATGGGAGCCCGACGAAATGCAGGAACTCGACGAAATCCAGACGACACTGCCAGCCGACGGCCGCGTCGCCGGCGAAGTCGTGCGCGTCCGCCTGCACGCGCGCGTCACCGAAGCGGGCACCCTCGAACTCGAGGCGCTGCCGCACGACGGGGCGCAGCGCTGGAAGGTCGAGTTCGACGTGCGCGCCGGCGCCGGCGACTGAGTTCCGCTGCCGCCCCTTCGCCCTGACGCTGCGCCATGGCAGCGTCAGGGCGAAGGGGCCGGCGCGCACCACACGACTGTAATCGGGATAGGGGCGGTCGGTTTTCCTGACCGACCCCTCCCACACCACCCGGCATGCGGGTCCGCACCGGGCGGTTCGAGTAGTTGAGGTCATGAGAGTCGGGGTACGCCGAGTCGGTCGAAGTAGGCGATGGGCATGAGCCTGTTCAACTCAAGCCGGCTGTTGTGCCACCAGCGAGTGGCATTGCCCGCCACCCTCGCCGCTTGGTCTGAACTGGCACCCAATACCCGCAATTCCCGATAGATCGTCGTTCCCCGTCGCCAATGCTTGAGCTGCAAAGCACGCAGGCGGTGTCGCAGCCATTCGTCCAGGCCACGAAAGACCCCGGGCGTCTGCGCCAATTGGAAATACGCTTTCCAACCGGGCAGGTAACGCCGCAGTTCTTGCGCGACTTCGTCGAGGCTGCGTCCGCACGTCCGGCGAGTGATTTGCCGGATGCGCTGCTTGAAGGTGTCGATGGCCTTGGCTGCCACTGACCGCTTGACCTCACCCCCTGCGGCACGCCACAGAGCATATCCGAGGAACTTGCGGCCCGTCGCGCGAGCAACGGCAGTCTTGGCTTCATTCACCTTCAGGTGAAGTCGGTCATAGAGTTTTCGCAGCCCGTC
This genomic interval carries:
- a CDS encoding 2-C-methyl-D-erythritol 4-phosphate cytidylyltransferase — protein: MSAHYAIVPAAGSGSRLGGEAPKQYQLLAGLPLLHHSLATLCRCRSIERVWVVLAPDDGWWRQYDWTSLGHKLETVFCGGATRAESVANGLRAAATVAHDDDWVLVHDAARPCLSPAMLTALCDELADDAIGGLLAVPVADTLKRADGDQRVARSECRDGLWQAQTPQMFRYGLLVRVLAEHPGGTDEASAVEAAGLRPRLVRGDASNLKVTFAGDLRLAEMILQAQARWGE
- the amrA gene encoding AmmeMemoRadiSam system protein A, which codes for MALLVAARNAIAQHFGLPTRPLGVLPELGEPGATFVTLTRSGQLRGCIGSLEAHRPLLVDVGENALAAAFRDHRFAPLTADEFATTRVEVSLLTAAEAFPVVDEVDAIARLQPAVDGLVLAYRQRRATFLPQVWESLPDPRQFLAQLKLKAGLPADFWHPDIRLARYGVRKWKET
- a CDS encoding DUF2760 domain-containing protein encodes the protein MKAANPSLLSRISIAFGTFFAILADGDLAARIQALRNGDERREPAAPTAPPAPATGPTPPPLLAAAPDGALQLLGLLQREARFIDFIQEDVAAYGDADIGAAARVVHEGCRKVLRENFSIEPVRDEPEGSRLTLPAGFDAAAIRVTGNVVGEPPFTGSLTHRGWRVRETRLPRLASGHDLHIVAAAEVEL
- a CDS encoding PEP-CTERM sorting domain-containing protein, which gives rise to MHSFASHRSRQESHMKIKMRFVAALGAAATCAIAQAAPINQVAYASLTGTQVVTFDDVAGGAAPGTNYNGVFVSSGASFAERFAGQTNTPSGGFDVLSGAPTASLSLAVGAPNQNLNVFINAGSQVLTGLGPSGFPDFNAIGEGSFAVLFSTDQSEFGFQLVGGNAGSATIDFFRRDGSLIDRIVVGGLADAFYGFSRDGGTFDIAGISIFNDDGAGIGFDNLKHDVKSDGTVPEPGTLLLVGAALASLAGRRRFFPS
- the amrS gene encoding AmmeMemoRadiSam system radical SAM enzyme, whose amino-acid sequence is MERDLTHSPKVPESAHPGRWWHAIEDGRIQCDLCPRDCRLHAGQRGACFVRQNVDGRMILTTYGRSSGFCIDPIEKKPLNHFHPGSAILSFGTAGCNLACKFCQNWDISKSKDMDRLLDAASPQGIANAAVAYGAQSVAFTYNDPVIFAEYAIDTAVACHERGIRTVAVTAGYIHAEPAREFFAVMDGANVDLKAFTDDFYFRLCGGHLQPVLDILAYIHHETSCWLEITTLLIPGRNDSPAEIKALADWVARELGPQVPLHFTAFHPDWKMDDLPPTPASTLMRARRIAIDAGLHYVYTGNVHDSEGGTTFCPGCQAALIERDWYHIRHHDLPADGRCPHCGTQIAGRFARFGKPFGPRRVPVRLQRP
- a CDS encoding alpha/beta hydrolase, which codes for MAVALSDVFVEVPGGRIFVRHWQPDGATNAPIVLLHDSLGSVEQWRSFPQTLAIRTGRPVMAYDRLGFGQSSRRTAPAEPGFIDDEALVYWPAIAGVLGLGQYVLFGHSVGGGMALAAAAVAGDRCLAVIAESAQAFVEDRTLSGIREARNSFVDGAQFSRIARWHGERAKWVLDAWTEVWLSARFREWSLDPYLGQVHCPVLAMHGDSDEFGSCAFPRRIVEGVAGPARMEILAACGHVPHREREGEVLKLVGSFLAESGVP
- the amrB gene encoding AmmeMemoRadiSam system protein B, coding for MHATAHTRPAAVAGMFYPGSATALARDIRQMLAASAPPATTRGQRVKAIIAPHAGYIYSGPIAASVYAPLAKVGAGIRRVILLGPTHRVAVNGLALPAAGAFATPLGVVAVDQQAVAAIAHLPQVVVSDAAHAAEHSLEVQLPFLQTVLGDFGLLPLAVGRASPAQVAEVLECLWGGDETLFVISSDLSHYLPYDAARATDGETAGHIVALDAHIDHQQACGATPVNGLLLAARRHGLQAQLIDLRNSGDTAGDRSRVVGYGAFSFSEEDASAR
- a CDS encoding 2-C-methyl-D-erythritol 2,4-cyclodiphosphate synthase; translation: MIRVGQGCDIHALVPGRRLLLGGVEIAHHSGLLGHSDADVLLHAITDALLGAAALGDIGRHFPDSDERHRGADSRQLLRATAALLAQAGWRVGNVDATIIAQQPRLAPYLPQMVGNIAADLQLPPDCVNVKAKTAERLGFVGRGEGIAGEAVVLISRES
- a CDS encoding Hsp70 family protein, with the protein product MNEPAFSIGIDLGTTHCALSYVDLAGCDGEQVSQHVLPIPQLTAPGSVESLGLLPSFIYLPHASELASGDLSLPWTTEQDYAVGEMARSRGAATPIRLVASAKSWLCHAGVDRRAAILPHDAPPEVARLSPLEASLRYLSHLRAAWDTAQPQAPFVEQEIVVTIPASFDPAARELTAEAARAAGCERMILLEEPQAALYSWIEKSGGNWRKQVQPGDIILVVDVGGGTSDFSLIAVLERAGNLELHRVAVGEHILLGGDNMDLALAYAVAGKLAAQGSKLDAWQLRALTHACRAAKEALLGDPELASVPLVIASRGARLIGGSLRSELTRDELTATLIDGFFPPAAIGDRPQGRGRGGLTQLGLPYAQDAAVTRHLAAFLARQVAATAELEGFSSRLPADASFLHPTAVLFNGGVFKSALLAERTLATINSWLAAEGAAAARLLAGADLDLAVARGAAYYGYVRRGQGVRIRGGTARAYYVAVESVMPAVPGMEPPVQALCLAPFGMEEGSEAALPAMEFGLVVGEQVRFRFFGSSVRRQDQVGTLLEEWEPDEMQELDEIQTTLPADGRVAGEVVRVRLHARVTEAGTLELEALPHDGAQRWKVEFDVRAGAGD